A single Triticum dicoccoides isolate Atlit2015 ecotype Zavitan chromosome 2A, WEW_v2.0, whole genome shotgun sequence DNA region contains:
- the LOC119355811 gene encoding uncharacterized protein LOC119355811 isoform X1: protein MECPTRIGLAGHKKEGSSTACLPCASGVLASRLDLALALSLAIGSQVRDLASVLLLSAWVASHAQPPPWLRSDGPSPTSSTSTDPGGRCSVRKGVGVRRGTLVVFEMYRWSAVGRALMETLDKMVLSGVLSPKLALSILLQSGKVHSTFPHL, encoded by the exons ATGGAGTGCCCGACCCGGATTGGACTTGCCGGCCATAAGAAGGAAGGATCCTCCACCGCTTGCCTGCCTTGCGCCTCCGGCGTTCTCGCGTCGCGGCTCGACCTGGCCCTTGCCCTGTCTCTCGCCATCGGCTCCCAGGTCAGAGACCTCGCCTCGGTCCTCCTTCTTAGCGCCTGGGTCGCCAGCCACGCTCAGCCCCCTCCTTGGCTTCGATCTGATGGCCCTTCCCCAACCTCCTCGACCTCGACAGATCCGGGAGGCCGCTGCTCGGTCAGGAAG GGAGTGGGTGTCAGAAGAGGGACGTTGGTGGTGTTCGAGATGTATCGGTGGTCAGCTGTTGGCAGGGCCCTCATGGAGACACTGGACAAGATGGTGCTCAGTGGTGTGCTCAGCCCCAAGCTCGCCTTAAGCATCCTCCTGCAGTCCGGTAAGGTCCATTCGACATTTCCTCATTTGTGA
- the LOC119355811 gene encoding uncharacterized protein LOC119355811 isoform X2: protein MECPTRIGLAGHKKEGSSTACLPCASGVLASRLDLALALSLAIGSQVRDLASVLLLSAWVASHAQPPPWLRSDGPSPTSSTSTDPGGRCSVRKGVGVRRGTLVVFEMYRWSAVGRALMETLDKMVLSGVLSPKLALSILLQSVHERLEHQV from the exons ATGGAGTGCCCGACCCGGATTGGACTTGCCGGCCATAAGAAGGAAGGATCCTCCACCGCTTGCCTGCCTTGCGCCTCCGGCGTTCTCGCGTCGCGGCTCGACCTGGCCCTTGCCCTGTCTCTCGCCATCGGCTCCCAGGTCAGAGACCTCGCCTCGGTCCTCCTTCTTAGCGCCTGGGTCGCCAGCCACGCTCAGCCCCCTCCTTGGCTTCGATCTGATGGCCCTTCCCCAACCTCCTCGACCTCGACAGATCCGGGAGGCCGCTGCTCGGTCAGGAAG GGAGTGGGTGTCAGAAGAGGGACGTTGGTGGTGTTCGAGATGTATCGGTGGTCAGCTGTTGGCAGGGCCCTCATGGAGACACTGGACAAGATGGTGCTCAGTGGTGTGCTCAGCCCCAAGCTCGCCTTAAGCATCCTCCTGCAGTCCG TCCATGAGAGGTTGGAGCACCAGGTCTAG